One window of the Canis aureus isolate CA01 chromosome 1, VMU_Caureus_v.1.0, whole genome shotgun sequence genome contains the following:
- the FCGRT gene encoding IgG receptor FcRn large subunit p51 isoform X2: MGVPRPRSWGLGFLLFLLPTLRADSHLSLLYHLTAVSAPPPGTPAFWASGWLGPQQYLSYNNLRAQAEPYGAWVWENQVSWYWEKETTDLRTKEGLFLEALKALGDGGPYTLQGLLGCELGPDNTSVPVAKFALNGEDFMTFDPKLGTWNGDWPETETVSKRWMQQAGAVSKERTFLLYSCPQRLLGHLERGRGNLEWKEPPSMRLKARPGSPGFSVLTCSAFSFYPPELQLRFLRNGLAAGSGEGDFGPNGDGSFHAWSSLTVKSGDEHHYRCLVQHAGLPQPLTVELESPAKSSVPVVGIVIGFLLLTAVAVGGALLWRRMRKGLPAPWMSLRGDDVGALLPTPGVPKDADS; encoded by the exons ATGGGGGTCCCTCGGCCTCGGTCCTGGGGGCTCGGTTTCCTGCTTTTCCTGCTGCCGACCCTGCGCGCAG ACAGCCATCTCTCCCTCCTGTACCACCTCACCGCTGTGTCCGCTCCTCCTCCTGGGACTCCTGCCTTCTGGGCCTCCGGCTGGCTGGGTCCCCAGCAGTATCTGAGCTACAATAACCTGCGGGCCCAGGCCGAGCCGTATGGGGCTTGGGTCTGGGAAAACCAGGTGTCCTGGTATTGGGAGAAAGAGACCACAGACCTGAGGACCAAGGAGGGGCTCTTCCTGGAAGCTCTCAAAGCCTTGGGGGATGGAG GACCCTACACCCTGCAGGGCCTGCTGGGCTGCGAGTTGGGCCCCGACAACACCTCAGTGCCTGTGGCCAAGTTTGCGCTGAACGGCGAGGATTTCATGACTTTCGACCCCAAGCTGGGCACCTGGAATGGGGACTGGCCCGAGACCGAGACGGTCAGTAAGAGGTGGATGCAGCAGGCTGGGGCAGTCAGCAAGGAGAGGACCTTCCTGCTCTACTCCTGCCCCCAGCGGCTGCTGGGCCATCTGGAGAGGGGCCGTGGAAACCTGGAGTGGAAGG AGCCACCCTCCATGCGCCTGAAGGCCCGACCCGGCAGCCCTGGCTTTTCTGTGCTCACCTGCAGTGCCTTCTCCTTCTACCCACCGGAGCTACAACTACGATTCCTCCGGAATGGCCTGGCAGCTGGCTCTGGTGAAGGGGACTTTGGCCCCAATGGCGACGGCTCCTTCCATGCCTGGTCTTCACTGACAGTCAAAAGTGGCGACGAGCACCACTACCGCTGCCTGGTGCAGCATGCAGGGCTGCCACAGCCCCTCACTGTGGAGCTGG AATCACCAGCCAAATCCTCGGTGCCAGTGGTTGGAATCGTCATTGGCTTCTTGCTGCTCACGGCAGTGGCTGTGGGAGGAGCTCTGCTGTGGAGGAGGATGAGAAAGGGGCTGCCAG cCCCTTGGATGTCTCTCCGTGGGGATGATGTAGGGGCCCTCCTGCCCACTCCTGGCGTGCCCAAGGATGCTGACTCTTAG
- the FCGRT gene encoding IgG receptor FcRn large subunit p51 isoform X1 translates to MGVPRPRSWGLGFLLFLLPTLRAADSHLSLLYHLTAVSAPPPGTPAFWASGWLGPQQYLSYNNLRAQAEPYGAWVWENQVSWYWEKETTDLRTKEGLFLEALKALGDGGPYTLQGLLGCELGPDNTSVPVAKFALNGEDFMTFDPKLGTWNGDWPETETVSKRWMQQAGAVSKERTFLLYSCPQRLLGHLERGRGNLEWKEPPSMRLKARPGSPGFSVLTCSAFSFYPPELQLRFLRNGLAAGSGEGDFGPNGDGSFHAWSSLTVKSGDEHHYRCLVQHAGLPQPLTVELESPAKSSVPVVGIVIGFLLLTAVAVGGALLWRRMRKGLPAPWMSLRGDDVGALLPTPGVPKDADS, encoded by the exons ATGGGGGTCCCTCGGCCTCGGTCCTGGGGGCTCGGTTTCCTGCTTTTCCTGCTGCCGACCCTGCGCGCAG CAGACAGCCATCTCTCCCTCCTGTACCACCTCACCGCTGTGTCCGCTCCTCCTCCTGGGACTCCTGCCTTCTGGGCCTCCGGCTGGCTGGGTCCCCAGCAGTATCTGAGCTACAATAACCTGCGGGCCCAGGCCGAGCCGTATGGGGCTTGGGTCTGGGAAAACCAGGTGTCCTGGTATTGGGAGAAAGAGACCACAGACCTGAGGACCAAGGAGGGGCTCTTCCTGGAAGCTCTCAAAGCCTTGGGGGATGGAG GACCCTACACCCTGCAGGGCCTGCTGGGCTGCGAGTTGGGCCCCGACAACACCTCAGTGCCTGTGGCCAAGTTTGCGCTGAACGGCGAGGATTTCATGACTTTCGACCCCAAGCTGGGCACCTGGAATGGGGACTGGCCCGAGACCGAGACGGTCAGTAAGAGGTGGATGCAGCAGGCTGGGGCAGTCAGCAAGGAGAGGACCTTCCTGCTCTACTCCTGCCCCCAGCGGCTGCTGGGCCATCTGGAGAGGGGCCGTGGAAACCTGGAGTGGAAGG AGCCACCCTCCATGCGCCTGAAGGCCCGACCCGGCAGCCCTGGCTTTTCTGTGCTCACCTGCAGTGCCTTCTCCTTCTACCCACCGGAGCTACAACTACGATTCCTCCGGAATGGCCTGGCAGCTGGCTCTGGTGAAGGGGACTTTGGCCCCAATGGCGACGGCTCCTTCCATGCCTGGTCTTCACTGACAGTCAAAAGTGGCGACGAGCACCACTACCGCTGCCTGGTGCAGCATGCAGGGCTGCCACAGCCCCTCACTGTGGAGCTGG AATCACCAGCCAAATCCTCGGTGCCAGTGGTTGGAATCGTCATTGGCTTCTTGCTGCTCACGGCAGTGGCTGTGGGAGGAGCTCTGCTGTGGAGGAGGATGAGAAAGGGGCTGCCAG cCCCTTGGATGTCTCTCCGTGGGGATGATGTAGGGGCCCTCCTGCCCACTCCTGGCGTGCCCAAGGATGCTGACTCTTAG
- the FCGRT gene encoding IgG receptor FcRn large subunit p51 isoform X3 codes for MGVPRPRSWGLGFLLFLLPTLRAADSHLSLLYHLTAVSAPPPGTPAFWASGWLGPQQYLSYNNLRAQAEPYGAWVWENQVSWYWEKETTDLRTKEGLFLEALKALGDGEPPSMRLKARPGSPGFSVLTCSAFSFYPPELQLRFLRNGLAAGSGEGDFGPNGDGSFHAWSSLTVKSGDEHHYRCLVQHAGLPQPLTVELESPAKSSVPVVGIVIGFLLLTAVAVGGALLWRRMRKGLPAPWMSLRGDDVGALLPTPGVPKDADS; via the exons ATGGGGGTCCCTCGGCCTCGGTCCTGGGGGCTCGGTTTCCTGCTTTTCCTGCTGCCGACCCTGCGCGCAG CAGACAGCCATCTCTCCCTCCTGTACCACCTCACCGCTGTGTCCGCTCCTCCTCCTGGGACTCCTGCCTTCTGGGCCTCCGGCTGGCTGGGTCCCCAGCAGTATCTGAGCTACAATAACCTGCGGGCCCAGGCCGAGCCGTATGGGGCTTGGGTCTGGGAAAACCAGGTGTCCTGGTATTGGGAGAAAGAGACCACAGACCTGAGGACCAAGGAGGGGCTCTTCCTGGAAGCTCTCAAAGCCTTGGGGGATGGAG AGCCACCCTCCATGCGCCTGAAGGCCCGACCCGGCAGCCCTGGCTTTTCTGTGCTCACCTGCAGTGCCTTCTCCTTCTACCCACCGGAGCTACAACTACGATTCCTCCGGAATGGCCTGGCAGCTGGCTCTGGTGAAGGGGACTTTGGCCCCAATGGCGACGGCTCCTTCCATGCCTGGTCTTCACTGACAGTCAAAAGTGGCGACGAGCACCACTACCGCTGCCTGGTGCAGCATGCAGGGCTGCCACAGCCCCTCACTGTGGAGCTGG AATCACCAGCCAAATCCTCGGTGCCAGTGGTTGGAATCGTCATTGGCTTCTTGCTGCTCACGGCAGTGGCTGTGGGAGGAGCTCTGCTGTGGAGGAGGATGAGAAAGGGGCTGCCAG cCCCTTGGATGTCTCTCCGTGGGGATGATGTAGGGGCCCTCCTGCCCACTCCTGGCGTGCCCAAGGATGCTGACTCTTAG